In Flavobacterium sp. CBA20B-1, one DNA window encodes the following:
- a CDS encoding ABC transporter permease, with protein sequence MNTVFYIAKRYAFSKSKTKAINIITRISTIGIVVSSMALFVVLSVFSGLENFALSFANMIDPDLVVLPSTGKKIAISEQQEKELERFQKSIAFSKVIEDRVIFTYGEKQIVAFIKAVDANYTKTVAINEHIAYGQWLQSNTNDAVLGNGLANEISAGMYSNEKLLEVFAMKPGKGMITMPDEAYTKLPLYPSGIYSLENMETDNKYIYTDISVGRDLLHYKPNEVSKIELKLLNAVSEKDVIANLQKIFPNTEIKNRAQLNEGLYKMLKTESLAIYLIFTLIIIVTLFCLTGSLIMIILEKKEHIKTLFDMGFTQRKLQQIFLYQGLILAVSGIVVGLTIGVVITLLQQHFGFVKISENFPYPIVFSWQNGILVVVTLLVLSIIASFIAASRINNLMNR encoded by the coding sequence TTGAACACGGTATTCTATATAGCAAAAAGGTATGCTTTTAGTAAAAGTAAAACCAAAGCCATTAATATAATCACACGCATTTCAACCATAGGAATCGTGGTGAGTAGTATGGCTTTGTTTGTGGTGCTGTCGGTTTTTAGTGGATTAGAAAATTTTGCATTATCATTTGCGAATATGATTGATCCGGATTTAGTAGTTCTACCATCAACCGGAAAAAAAATTGCGATTAGCGAACAACAAGAAAAAGAATTAGAAAGATTTCAGAAAAGTATCGCATTTTCCAAAGTGATTGAAGATCGGGTGATTTTTACCTATGGCGAAAAGCAAATTGTAGCTTTTATTAAAGCTGTTGATGCCAACTATACCAAAACGGTTGCTATTAACGAGCATATTGCATATGGGCAGTGGTTGCAAAGTAATACCAACGATGCCGTGTTAGGAAATGGTCTGGCAAATGAAATTTCGGCAGGAATGTATTCCAACGAAAAGTTGCTCGAAGTTTTTGCAATGAAACCCGGAAAAGGTATGATTACAATGCCTGATGAAGCCTACACCAAACTTCCGCTTTATCCATCGGGAATCTATAGCCTGGAAAATATGGAAACCGACAATAAATATATTTACACCGATATTTCGGTTGGAAGAGATTTATTGCATTATAAACCAAACGAAGTTTCAAAAATTGAACTAAAACTATTGAATGCTGTTTCTGAAAAAGATGTAATCGCCAATTTACAAAAGATTTTTCCGAATACCGAAATCAAAAATAGGGCACAACTCAATGAAGGTTTATACAAAATGCTAAAAACCGAAAGCTTGGCAATTTATCTCATATTTACCCTCATTATCATTGTTACGTTGTTTTGTTTAACAGGTTCATTAATCATGATTATCCTTGAAAAAAAAGAACATATAAAAACTTTGTTCGATATGGGATTCACTCAAAGAAAACTCCAACAAATATTTTTGTATCAAGGTCTAATTTTAGCAGTATCTGGAATTGTTGTTGGCTTAACTATTGGAGTTGTTATCACTTTATTGCAACAACATTTTGGCTTTGTGAAGATATCAGAAAACTTTCCTTATCCAATTGTTTTTTCATGGCAAAACGGAATTTTGGTAGTAGTTACGTTGCTTGTTTTAAGTATAATAGCATCATTCATTGCAGCAAGCAGAATAAACAATTTAATGAATCGATGA
- a CDS encoding inorganic diphosphatase yields MTNVEQFDVFIEIPAGSRNKYEFDFDLKMMRFDRLLFSSMKYPTDYGFIPETLALDNDPLDVLVLTTEPTIPGLLMEVKPIGVFYMADDKGNDEKIICVPTGDPLMRELNDLGDINKHLIKEIEHFFKVYKDLENKKVEINGFGDKAAAIAMIKECQERFSQLPAEKQQSFSIR; encoded by the coding sequence ATGACAAACGTTGAACAATTCGATGTATTCATCGAAATTCCAGCAGGAAGTAGAAATAAATATGAGTTCGATTTTGATTTAAAAATGATGCGATTTGATCGTTTATTATTTTCATCAATGAAATACCCAACAGATTACGGATTTATCCCAGAAACATTGGCTTTAGACAATGACCCGTTAGATGTTTTGGTTTTAACAACAGAACCTACCATTCCTGGTTTGTTAATGGAAGTAAAACCAATTGGTGTGTTTTACATGGCAGATGACAAAGGTAACGATGAAAAAATCATCTGTGTACCAACAGGCGATCCTTTAATGCGCGAATTGAACGATTTAGGTGATATCAACAAACACCTTATCAAAGAAATTGAACATTTCTTTAAAGTATATAAAGACTTAGAAAACAAAAAAGTTGAAATCAATGGTTTTGGTGATAAAGCAGCAGCTATTGCAATGATTAAAGAATGCCAAGAGCGTTTTAGTCAGTTACCAGCAGAAAAACAACAATCTTTTAGTATTAGATAA
- a CDS encoding DUF5686 and carboxypeptidase-like regulatory domain-containing protein, with protein sequence MKKLLLIVITLFSLQVMAQTKVGGKVFDEKNEPVAYASVYFKNTSEGVITNEDGKFYLESNNKQDTLVVSFTGFADVYLPLEKAVNYDLNIELREDNVLSEIKIYTGKTSKKDNPALDILRKIWENRRKNGLHKFDQYAYQKYEKIEFDLNSIDSAYMKSRVFKGMEFIFEKVDTSNITGKTYLPIFINEQASNVYGDNVANLKKEILAGNKNSGFENNQHIMAFLKDLYIEYDIYDNYLKLFDKDFVSPLSRTGINVYNYVLTDTADIDGKKCYNIVYYPRRKGELTFKGDFWVNDGTWAIKKINMAISKDANINWVRDIYIEQEFDVLNDSVFLLTKDHLMTDFSIRQNEKSKGMYGKRTTFYKQFQFDKKKPINFYKSEVNSYNEALMNRPDEFWEGYRFEPLSEQEKGIYTMLSELKQNKRFQTYVNLATILASDYVQIGNFDYGPIFSSFGFNDIEGFRLRAGGRTYFGQNDMWRLEGYTAYGFKDNKFKYGISGRFMLDKDSRFIFFAGNRRDVEQIAASLSPITDVLGRSFASSALLASGDNTKLSNINLTSAGLEIEPLKNLKFSTSFHYKTLRSASPTFSLAYYDENGNVQPELHQSEINLSVDYTPRRKTVGYGVDRTDVDYNYAHLFFNYSLGVKGMLGSDFDYKKVQLLYRHPILVGGFGRFTPTLEAGKTYGTVPLGLMSVIPGNQSYFIIDNAFSQMNFYEFITDEYVALHLEHNFNGRIFSRIPGLRKLALREFVGIRGVWGDVSQQNIDINASNIPYIAPTDKVYYEYFVGVGNIFKCMRVNVNWRGNYLENPNVRKMGVNVVFGFHF encoded by the coding sequence ATGAAAAAGTTGTTATTGATTGTTATTACTTTATTTTCGCTGCAAGTAATGGCACAAACCAAAGTAGGCGGAAAAGTTTTTGATGAGAAAAACGAACCAGTTGCCTATGCCAGCGTATATTTTAAAAACACTTCAGAGGGCGTTATTACAAATGAAGATGGTAAATTTTATTTAGAATCCAACAACAAGCAAGATACATTGGTAGTATCGTTCACAGGCTTTGCAGATGTTTATTTGCCTCTTGAAAAAGCTGTGAATTATGATCTAAACATTGAATTGCGAGAAGATAATGTTCTCTCAGAAATAAAAATATATACGGGCAAAACCTCAAAGAAAGACAATCCGGCACTAGACATCCTTCGGAAAATATGGGAAAACCGCCGAAAAAACGGGTTGCATAAATTTGATCAATATGCTTATCAGAAATACGAAAAAATTGAATTCGATCTAAATTCCATCGACAGTGCCTATATGAAAAGCCGCGTTTTTAAAGGCATGGAATTTATTTTTGAAAAGGTTGACACTTCGAATATCACCGGAAAAACCTATCTGCCCATCTTTATTAATGAACAAGCATCAAACGTTTATGGCGACAATGTAGCCAACTTAAAAAAAGAAATTTTAGCAGGTAATAAAAATTCAGGCTTTGAAAACAACCAGCACATAATGGCGTTTTTAAAGGATTTGTATATAGAATATGATATTTACGACAATTATTTAAAATTGTTTGATAAAGATTTTGTGAGTCCGCTTTCTCGCACCGGCATCAACGTATATAATTACGTTTTGACTGATACGGCTGACATCGACGGCAAAAAATGCTACAATATTGTGTACTATCCGCGCAGAAAAGGCGAACTAACTTTTAAAGGCGATTTTTGGGTGAACGACGGCACCTGGGCAATCAAGAAAATAAATATGGCAATCAGCAAAGATGCCAATATCAACTGGGTGCGCGATATTTATATTGAACAAGAATTTGATGTGCTGAACGATTCGGTTTTCTTGCTTACGAAAGATCATTTAATGACCGATTTCAGTATCCGTCAAAATGAAAAATCGAAGGGAATGTATGGCAAAAGAACTACTTTTTACAAACAATTTCAATTTGATAAAAAGAAACCAATCAATTTCTACAAAAGCGAAGTAAACAGCTATAACGAAGCTTTGATGAATCGTCCGGATGAATTTTGGGAAGGATACCGTTTTGAACCTTTATCGGAACAAGAAAAAGGCATTTACACTATGCTAAGCGAACTAAAACAAAACAAACGCTTTCAAACCTATGTGAACTTGGCAACGATTTTAGCGAGCGATTATGTGCAAATAGGCAATTTTGATTACGGACCCATTTTTTCTTCATTTGGATTTAATGATATCGAAGGTTTTCGTTTAAGAGCCGGCGGTAGAACCTATTTTGGACAAAACGATATGTGGCGTTTGGAAGGATACACCGCTTACGGTTTTAAAGACAATAAGTTTAAATACGGAATTTCGGGCAGATTTATGTTGGATAAAGATTCGCGTTTTATTTTCTTTGCAGGAAACCGCAGAGATGTAGAGCAAATAGCTGCTTCTTTATCACCCATTACAGATGTTTTAGGCAGAAGTTTTGCATCGAGTGCCTTGTTGGCAAGTGGCGATAATACTAAATTATCTAACATCAACCTTACATCGGCCGGTTTAGAAATAGAACCGTTAAAAAACCTAAAGTTTTCAACATCGTTCCATTACAAAACATTGCGCTCTGCATCGCCCACCTTTTCATTGGCTTATTACGACGAAAACGGAAATGTGCAACCCGAATTGCATCAATCGGAAATCAATTTATCAGTGGATTACACACCACGCAGAAAAACAGTTGGTTATGGCGTTGACCGAACCGATGTAGATTACAATTACGCCCATTTATTTTTCAATTATTCATTGGGTGTGAAAGGAATGTTGGGCAGCGATTTCGACTATAAAAAAGTGCAGTTATTGTACCGTCATCCAATTCTAGTAGGCGGTTTTGGTAGATTCACCCCTACTCTAGAAGCCGGTAAAACCTATGGAACGGTTCCATTAGGATTAATGAGCGTAATTCCTGGAAATCAATCCTATTTTATTATAGATAATGCTTTCAGTCAAATGAATTTTTATGAATTTATTACCGATGAATATGTGGCTTTGCACTTAGAGCACAATTTTAATGGAAGAATTTTCTCTAGAATTCCTGGCTTGCGCAAATTGGCACTTAGAGAGTTTGTTGGAATTCGTGGCGTTTGGGGTGATGTTTCGCAGCAAAACATCGACATTAACGCTTCAAATATTCCTTATATCGCACCAACAGACAAGGTGTATTATGAATATTTTGTGGGAGTTGGTAACATCTTTAAATGCATGCGGGTGAACGTAAATTGGCGCGGAAACTATCTCGAAAATCCCAATGTACGCAAAATGGGCGTGAATGTGGTGTTTGGATTCCATTTTTAA
- a CDS encoding pyruvate dehydrogenase complex E1 component subunit beta: MKTIQFREAICEAMSEEMRRDDKIYLMGEEVAEYNGAYKASKGMLDEFGAKRVIDTPIAELGFAGIAVGSAMNGLRPIVEFMTFNFSLVGIDQIINNAAKMRQMSGGQFTMPIVFRGPTASAGQLAATHSQAFENWFANTPGLKVVVPSNPYDAKGLLKSAIRDNDPVIFMESEQMYGDKGEVPEGEYTIPLGVADIKREGTDVTIVSFGKIIKEAYLAADELAKENISCEIIDLRTVRPMDYDAIIKSVQKTNRLVVLEEAWPFASVASEITYMVQERAFDYLDAPVQRITTADTPAPYSPALLKEWLPNAQDVIKAVKKVMYKK; the protein is encoded by the coding sequence ATGAAAACAATTCAATTTAGAGAGGCTATTTGCGAAGCAATGAGCGAAGAAATGCGCCGCGACGATAAAATATATTTAATGGGTGAAGAAGTTGCCGAATACAACGGAGCTTACAAGGCCAGTAAAGGAATGCTTGACGAGTTTGGTGCAAAACGAGTAATTGATACACCAATTGCAGAACTTGGTTTTGCAGGTATTGCAGTAGGTTCTGCAATGAACGGTTTACGACCTATTGTAGAATTTATGACGTTTAACTTCTCTTTAGTTGGTATCGACCAAATTATTAACAATGCAGCAAAAATGCGCCAAATGAGTGGTGGACAGTTCACTATGCCAATTGTTTTCCGCGGACCAACAGCATCTGCAGGACAATTAGCCGCAACGCACTCTCAAGCTTTTGAAAACTGGTTTGCAAACACGCCTGGTTTAAAAGTGGTTGTACCATCAAACCCTTACGATGCAAAAGGGTTATTAAAATCGGCTATTCGCGACAATGATCCAGTGATTTTTATGGAATCGGAACAAATGTATGGCGATAAAGGCGAAGTGCCAGAAGGCGAATACACTATTCCTCTAGGTGTGGCTGATATTAAACGCGAAGGTACCGATGTAACCATTGTATCTTTTGGAAAAATTATTAAAGAAGCCTATCTTGCTGCAGACGAGTTGGCTAAAGAAAATATTTCTTGTGAAATCATTGATTTACGTACTGTGCGCCCAATGGATTATGATGCCATTATTAAATCGGTACAAAAAACAAACCGCTTAGTTGTTTTAGAAGAAGCTTGGCCGTTTGCATCGGTTGCTTCAGAAATCACATATATGGTTCAAGAGCGCGCGTTTGATTATTTAGATGCACCCGTACAACGCATTACAACTGCCGACACACCTGCACCCTACTCACCTGCCTTATTAAAAGAATGGTTGCCAAATGCACAAGATGTGATTAAAGCAGTTAAAAAAGTTATGTATAAAAAATAG
- the mutL gene encoding DNA mismatch repair endonuclease MutL gives MSSVIRLLPDHVANQIAAGEVVQRPASVVKELLENAVDAGATAIKLVIKDAGKTLIQVIDNGKGMNEIDARMCFERHATSKISIAEDLFQLQTKGFRGEALASIAAIAHVELKSKEHTAELGTHVVIEGSKIISQEIAVVPSGTSFSVKNLFFNIPARRNFLKSDQVELRHVIDEFERVALAHPAIQFTCINNGSELFNVPASNIRQRIVNVFGTKTNEKLVPVQETTEIVEIHGFVAKPEFAKKSRGEQFFFVNDRFIKSGYLHHAVTAAFEGLLKDGTHPSYFLYLTLPPNSIDINIHPTKTEIKFDDEQALYAILRATIKHSLGQFNVAPVLDFQKDSDLDVPYSYEGTKSVEPTVEVDAFYNPFESMKASNTMAQQIGAGFNPFESVKPKPSGTSFSGMNSFQDKKPHRSGSWETLYEGISDAKEFILTSANHQIDEEVITGSLFDEETPQAANHQQTYQFQKKYIISPIKSGMIIIDQRKAHQRILYEHYIHALAVKQNASQQLLFPLSLYYTAYELELLRNIEPQLVQMGFLFEELSNEKIVILGIPVSITESEVSIVLEDLLNDLQDDVPSDHSVLNDRIAKSLALSLAIKTGTYLTEKEQEHIVNSLFGCTDPQTSPFGKTTFITMKVEDIDKKFM, from the coding sequence ATGTCTAGCGTTATACGTTTATTGCCCGATCACGTAGCCAACCAAATTGCCGCCGGAGAAGTGGTGCAAAGACCTGCATCGGTGGTAAAGGAGTTGCTTGAAAATGCCGTGGATGCGGGTGCAACTGCAATTAAATTGGTGATTAAAGATGCCGGAAAAACGCTTATTCAGGTAATAGACAATGGCAAAGGAATGAACGAAATTGATGCCCGCATGTGTTTTGAACGCCATGCTACGTCTAAAATTTCCATTGCCGAAGATTTGTTTCAATTGCAAACCAAAGGTTTTAGAGGCGAGGCATTGGCATCTATTGCGGCCATTGCACATGTAGAGTTAAAGTCTAAAGAACATACTGCCGAGTTAGGCACTCATGTGGTGATTGAAGGAAGCAAAATTATATCGCAAGAAATTGCGGTGGTTCCTAGCGGCACTTCGTTTTCTGTAAAAAATTTGTTTTTCAATATTCCGGCTCGTCGCAATTTCTTAAAGTCTGATCAGGTAGAACTGCGCCATGTAATTGATGAATTTGAGCGTGTGGCTTTGGCACATCCTGCAATTCAGTTTACATGTATCAACAACGGAAGCGAGCTTTTCAATGTGCCTGCATCGAATATCAGACAGCGTATTGTGAATGTTTTCGGCACAAAAACCAATGAAAAGTTGGTTCCCGTTCAAGAAACTACCGAAATTGTTGAAATCCATGGATTTGTGGCAAAGCCCGAATTTGCTAAAAAGAGTAGGGGCGAACAGTTTTTTTTCGTGAATGATCGCTTTATAAAAAGTGGCTACCTGCATCATGCGGTTACTGCCGCTTTTGAAGGATTGCTGAAAGATGGTACACATCCTAGTTATTTTCTGTATTTAACCTTGCCTCCAAACAGCATTGATATTAATATTCATCCCACAAAAACCGAAATTAAGTTTGATGATGAGCAAGCCTTATATGCTATTTTGCGCGCAACCATTAAACACAGTTTGGGACAATTTAATGTGGCTCCAGTGCTCGATTTTCAAAAAGACAGTGATTTAGATGTTCCATACAGTTATGAAGGTACAAAATCGGTGGAACCAACGGTTGAAGTAGATGCTTTTTACAATCCGTTTGAAAGTATGAAAGCCAGCAACACCATGGCACAACAAATAGGTGCGGGGTTTAATCCTTTTGAAAGTGTGAAGCCAAAACCTTCGGGAACTTCTTTTTCGGGTATGAATTCTTTTCAAGATAAAAAGCCACATCGTTCGGGCAGTTGGGAAACTCTTTACGAAGGTATTTCAGATGCAAAAGAGTTCATTTTAACATCTGCAAATCATCAAATCGATGAAGAGGTCATCACAGGTTCGCTGTTTGATGAGGAAACACCACAAGCGGCAAATCATCAACAAACCTATCAATTTCAAAAAAAATACATCATCAGTCCCATAAAATCGGGCATGATTATTATCGATCAGCGCAAAGCCCATCAACGGATCTTGTATGAACACTATATACATGCATTGGCGGTAAAACAAAATGCAAGTCAGCAGTTATTGTTTCCATTATCGTTATATTACACGGCTTATGAGTTGGAATTGCTGCGAAATATCGAACCACAATTGGTGCAAATGGGTTTTTTGTTTGAGGAATTATCAAATGAAAAAATTGTGATTTTAGGTATTCCAGTTTCTATAACCGAAAGTGAAGTTTCAATTGTTTTGGAAGATTTACTGAACGATTTGCAAGACGATGTTCCTAGTGATCACAGTGTTTTAAACGACCGTATTGCAAAATCATTGGCGCTGAGTTTAGCGATTAAAACGGGAACATATCTCACCGAAAAAGAACAAGAACATATAGTAAATAGTTTGTTTGGATGCACAGATCCGCAAACATCGCCTTTTGGCAAAACTACTTTTATTACTATGAAAGTAGAAGATATTGATAAAAAATTTATGTAA
- a CDS encoding rhomboid family intramembrane serine protease: MNQITPVVKQLLIVNIIIFVGTFFIPQLMDYFPMYYFENPSFEFWQPVTRMFLHAGFFHVFFSVIVLFSFGSVLEQIWGGAKFLIFYFACGLGACIVDALFKYFVIHDTVNLLVLNGFSESSIFELLGKGMFDNQWSEFVSDSKLQNMLLAYMSVSFGSTGIIYGLMVAFAFMFPNTSLSLFFVPVPIKAKYFVPIILTLDLAFGFFGGVSVFGNGIINYFSHIGSAVVGFILMWIWRKKQFDQFRWDK; this comes from the coding sequence ATGAATCAGATTACCCCTGTTGTTAAACAATTGTTAATTGTAAACATAATCATTTTTGTTGGAACCTTTTTTATTCCGCAATTAATGGATTATTTTCCGATGTATTATTTTGAAAATCCCAGTTTTGAATTTTGGCAGCCTGTTACAAGAATGTTTTTACATGCCGGTTTTTTCCATGTTTTTTTTAGCGTTATTGTATTATTTTCTTTCGGTTCTGTTTTAGAACAAATTTGGGGCGGAGCAAAATTTCTTATTTTTTATTTTGCATGCGGATTAGGAGCTTGTATTGTAGATGCTTTATTCAAATATTTTGTTATTCACGACACGGTAAATCTTTTAGTTTTAAATGGATTTTCAGAAAGTAGTATATTTGAGTTGTTAGGAAAGGGCATGTTTGATAATCAATGGTCTGAGTTTGTAAGTGATAGTAAACTTCAAAATATGCTTTTGGCTTATATGTCCGTTTCGTTCGGATCCACAGGAATTATTTATGGTTTAATGGTTGCATTTGCTTTTATGTTTCCCAATACCAGCTTGTCATTATTCTTTGTTCCGGTACCAATTAAAGCAAAATATTTTGTACCTATTATTTTAACTTTGGATTTAGCATTCGGTTTTTTTGGAGGCGTATCTGTTTTTGGTAATGGTATTATAAATTATTTTTCTCATATCGGCAGTGCGGTTGTAGGTTTTATTTTAATGTGGATTTGGAGAAAAAAACAGTTTGATCAATTTCGTTGGGATAAATAA
- a CDS encoding rhomboid family intramembrane serine protease — translation MQKFDIKNLSVEIKLIIVVSTISLLVMLMKLVAPGFYISIIEQLALFSNFQVFNYRIWQFVTYSFLHADIMHLLLNMLMLYLFSQMFFTFFNEKQFLKAYFLGGIFAGLFYFVVSNIFGINTFVVGASGAVMAVFFTVVGYNPKMQVRLIVFSVKIYYIAIALLIFDILQLFLSNSGGHLAHLGGSIFGFCYGKYLGGFTFVFPKKSKVKSNLRTVHNKMNPTKNNSTNNSVQQKIDVILDKISKSGYDSLTKEEKEFLFKQK, via the coding sequence ATGCAAAAGTTCGATATTAAAAATCTAAGTGTAGAAATTAAACTTATTATCGTTGTAAGCACTATCAGTCTTTTGGTAATGCTAATGAAGCTTGTTGCCCCTGGTTTCTATATAAGTATTATTGAACAATTGGCATTGTTTAGCAACTTTCAGGTTTTTAATTACCGCATCTGGCAATTTGTTACATACAGTTTTCTGCATGCAGATATTATGCATTTGCTGCTTAATATGCTGATGTTGTATCTTTTTAGTCAGATGTTTTTTACGTTTTTTAATGAAAAACAATTTTTAAAAGCCTATTTTTTAGGTGGTATATTTGCCGGATTGTTCTATTTTGTTGTATCAAATATTTTTGGAATCAATACATTTGTAGTTGGAGCATCAGGCGCAGTAATGGCAGTTTTTTTTACTGTAGTTGGATACAATCCAAAAATGCAAGTTCGTTTAATTGTTTTTAGTGTAAAAATATATTATATTGCGATTGCACTTCTAATTTTTGATATACTTCAATTGTTTCTTAGTAATTCAGGCGGTCATTTAGCTCATTTAGGCGGAAGTATCTTTGGTTTTTGCTACGGTAAATATTTAGGCGGATTTACGTTTGTTTTTCCAAAAAAATCAAAAGTAAAAAGCAATTTGCGAACGGTTCACAATAAAATGAATCCAACCAAAAATAATTCTACCAATAATAGCGTTCAACAAAAAATAGATGTTATCTTAGACAAAATTAGCAAGTCGGGATACGATAGTTTAACAAAAGAAGAAAAAGAATTTTTGTTTAAGCAAAAATAG
- a CDS encoding endonuclease/exonuclease/phosphatase family protein: MKQLKWFNKTAYVINIMLVILTLMGYVLPSMAPKLFPFLSVLTLILPTLLMLNLVFVLYWALQFKKQVLLSVIVFLIGYTFFTKFYKFSATNKETSESDFTVLSYNVRLFNLFEWLPNENVPENIKRFIEEQNPDIICFQEYSKSARYELDDYKFRHIIMHGKKIKTGQAIFSKFRIIDEGEIALPNSDNNVVYADIVKNKDTIRVYSIHLHSVNISPDINEIDESKSKRIFNRLSEAFKVQQLQSELIQAHMQDFNGHKIICGDMNNTAFSYVYKNIIGDMNDAFVEAGKGFGQTYSYKYYPARIDYILVDEVFDVKEFKTFNTFKNSDHFPIMARLNMKIKR; the protein is encoded by the coding sequence ATGAAACAGCTAAAATGGTTCAATAAAACAGCCTACGTTATAAACATTATGTTGGTTATCCTAACATTAATGGGCTATGTATTGCCTTCTATGGCTCCAAAACTGTTTCCTTTTTTATCGGTTTTAACACTTATTTTACCTACACTTTTAATGCTGAATTTGGTTTTTGTTTTGTATTGGGCATTGCAGTTCAAAAAACAAGTGTTGCTTTCGGTTATTGTATTTTTAATCGGATATACTTTTTTTACAAAATTCTATAAATTCTCCGCAACCAATAAAGAAACCTCAGAAAGCGATTTTACTGTTTTAAGCTATAATGTTCGGCTTTTTAATCTGTTTGAATGGTTGCCAAACGAGAATGTACCAGAAAATATTAAGCGATTTATAGAAGAACAAAACCCTGATATCATTTGCTTTCAAGAATATTCCAAGTCGGCTCGATATGAATTAGACGACTATAAATTCCGTCATATTATCATGCACGGAAAGAAAATTAAAACGGGTCAAGCTATTTTTTCAAAATTCCGAATTATTGATGAAGGCGAAATTGCCTTACCCAATTCAGATAACAATGTGGTTTATGCGGATATTGTAAAAAATAAAGATACTATTCGTGTGTATAGTATTCATTTGCACTCGGTTAATATCAGTCCGGATATTAATGAAATTGATGAAAGCAAATCCAAGCGAATTTTTAACCGCTTAAGCGAAGCTTTCAAAGTACAGCAATTGCAGTCGGAATTAATTCAGGCACACATGCAAGACTTTAATGGGCACAAAATAATTTGTGGCGATATGAACAATACGGCTTTTTCGTATGTGTATAAAAACATAATTGGCGATATGAACGACGCCTTCGTAGAAGCAGGTAAAGGCTTTGGGCAAACCTATAGCTATAAATATTATCCGGCACGAATTGATTATATTTTGGTAGATGAGGTGTTTGATGTGAAAGAATTTAAAACCTTTAATACCTTTAAAAATTCAGATCATTTCCCCATCATGGCACGATTAAATATGAAGATAAAACGGTGA